A region of the Cryptomeria japonica unplaced genomic scaffold, Sugi_1.0 HiC_scaffold_230, whole genome shotgun sequence genome:
ATTTATAACAGTATAATACCTTCAATTGGTATCGCACCTTAGAAAAAGACGAGAAGTTTTAGAAGAATAGAGAGAAGAATGAGAAGAACAGAGAAAAATATTAATGCATTAAATAATCAATTGAAACAAGAACtcaattaaaattaacaaaaagaCAATGAAACTGTATTTGTAATTGAAGACATGTCAATCAATTTCTCTTAGGATAAGTAGTGTTGTACGTGTTTTAAAGAGGCATGGACTATTCTTATAAATGCATATCAAAGTGTTCATATGGTTAGGTTGTAATCATTAAGGAATAtttttgaaaactttcaaatgggtcaaaatgaatcacttaatgagTTTGTAACAAAAGTTCAAGGAATGATAAATTAGATAATCAACATGTGATTGAGAAAATTTAATAAGTTATCATTCCAAATTTGATAATGTTGTTTCCATAATTGAAATTTCAAAAGAACTTACATCTATGAAAATTGATAAGTTGAGTGGCATTCTTTCCACTACAGAAGAACGAATGAAAATTAGTGAAGAACCTATGTTATTCTTTCAATCGTTTTGGCACATTATTAGCCAAGACATTGTTAAGggtgttaaagaattttttttatctaagCTGATCTTGAAAGAGATAAATGTCACATTTTCGGTCCTTATCCCCAAGACTCCGAGCGCTGACTCTATGGAGCTTTTCAGACCGATTAGTCCgtgcaattccttttataagattatatcTCAGGTTCTCACCCTTAGATTTCTTTCTATTCTTCCTGACATTATTTCTCCTCATCGGACCAGCTTCATTCCtaaaaggcatattcttgactccATCGTCTCCATCCACGAGGTTGTACACTCCCTGGAAGTCTCCAAAAACCAAGGTTTCCTATTGAAACTTGATTTATCGAAGTCTTATGATCGGGTGGACTGGTGTTTTCTTCTCAGAATCCTTAAAGATTTCGGATTCGGTAAGAAAGTGATTCAGCTGATTTCCCAACTGATCTCTACTCCCTCACTTTTAGGTATTGTCATTGGTTCTCCTACCCCCCTTTTCAAGTTGTCAAGAGGTTTGGGACAAGGGGATCCTATATCTCCTATTTTGTTTGTTATCAAAAAACTTGTTTATGAATGTCAACTAAAAGGTTCCAAACCGTCGTCGGTTGAGAGGGTATGCTCCCATcaaaaatttgttgatgacacggtGTTGATGGGCGCATCAACTATCAAGGAAGCCAGGACCCTTAAATCGATTATAAATATCTATTGCCAAGCCTCGGGTCACCTGATTAACTGGATGAaaagttttctcttcttcctcaacACTCCTAAATATAGGCAGGGAAGAATTGCTAGAATTTTGGAATGTCAGATCAGTTTGCTCCCCTCTATCTACTTGGGTCTCCCTCTATGCAAAAATCCTCCTGAGACGTTTTGGAGTACCCTGGTGGACAGATTCCACAAAACAATTGTTGGCTGGAAAGAAGCCCTTATGAGCCAAGCAGGGAAAATCCAATTATTAAAATCCTCCCTTCTAGAGCCTTCCTATGTATGCTTTAAGTCTATTTAGAATTCCGACCAAGTTTGCTGAAGGTATTGAAAAGATTCAAAAGTCCTTCCTCTGGTTAGGGGTAGAGGAGAGGAAAAGGATTTCTCTGATATCATGGGACAAAGTTCGTAGACCTAAAAGAATGGGTGGCCTTGGTTTGAGAAACATTAAAACTCTTAATAAAGCCCTTCTCGCTAAATAAATCTGAAGATTGTTTGGGAAAACCAGTGAATGGGATTCAATTTGGAAAGCCAAATAGATGCAACCTCAGATATCTCTTGCAGATTTTCTTAATTGCTATGAAGCCCCTTCTGGATTGGCAATTTGAAATAATGTGGTCCAATCTAAAATGGTTGCTGGAAAAGGTAAAAGATGGATTATTGGTAATGGTAGAAAAGTCAATTTCTGGGAGGATACTTGGTTGATGGAGACCCCCCTCTCCAACAAGGTTTATTTTTACACCTTTATCTTTGTGTGCAAGGCCAGATTTTGTACTAAGATGGCTTACTACTGGAGGGATAACCATTGGGTGAATCTGAGTGCCATAGACCCATCCATTAACCCTGTTATGATTCTGCTTAATTCTATTTTTTTGGACCCTTTGCTTGAAGATAAAATCTTTTGGGCGGGTACTTCCTCTGGTAGTTATTCGATGGTTTCTAATGTCCTCTTATTGTTCCACTCTCTTGAGCCTCCCCCTTGTTGGTCTAGAGCTTGGATTCGTGGTCTCATTCCCaagatcaatatatttttttggatcATTCTGCAAAACAAAATCTGCACCATTGATAGTCTCTGCAAAAGAGGCTTCCATCTACCCAATAGGTGCTACCTTTTCCATAATGAGGAAGAAAATGTTAACCATATAACTATCCACTGCCCCTTCTCTCAAGCTATTTGGTCACAAATTTTGCAGCTTTGGAACATGAATTGGGTCTTTCCTGCTTCTATCCAAGAGTGTTTCACTTGTTGGAGATGCCCTTCCTTGAACGACTCTATCAACCTTCTATGGGACCTCATCCTGCCTCATGTGGTTTGGGGAATCTGGAAATAAAGGAACAACAGATTATTCAGAGAGTCCTTCTCCTCCCCTGAAGTGATGTTTACTAAAATTAAGTGGGCCATTGTGGAAAATTTGAAAGCTAATGGTAAGCCTCTTCTTTTCAGGAGCAAGGATGAATCGAAGCTCTTCAAAAACTGGAATGTTTCCTCTTCTATAGATATATGTGACGAAAAAAATAAGAGAGAAAGTAGTAGGTGGTTTTTTCCTTCGACTGGTTCGATcaaagctaattttgatggggcggccaaGGGAAATCTGGGGCTGACTAGGTGTGGACAAGTGTTAAGAAATGAAACACGCTATTGTATTGTGGCAgtggcactccccatgggatcCCAGACCAACCACTTAGACGAGGCCATGGCAGCTTATCAAGCCCTTGCCCTTCCCAAATCTTTGGGATTTAATAAAgtttggcttgagggagattctaataaCATTGTTAAATGCCTAAAGGGCCTATCCTCTCCATCAACGAACCTTCATTATAAGGTCATTTTTTTAACCTCTTCATTTTACCATTCATTCTTttgatcatccatgtcttcaaAAAAATTACTAAATTAGGTAAGTTTTGGGAATTTAAAAATGTCACCATGAACCATAATTTACTTGATTGTATTTCTCATAAGAAACTTTTTAAAAAATatagtatttatttttttatttaattataatatttattttctattttctattaaaCATATATTTTTTCTAAGCATGTAGAGCTCTAAATGAGCAtgtgaaaaaatggaaaaaaattgttaaaaactaATCCTCTATCATACTGatgatcctatatatatatatatatatatatatatatatatatatatacatacatacaaatagaAACCCTCTTCACAAAGAAGAAAAGATAGTTAGTCACAATAAAATAAGTTGGAAAGAAGTTGTTAGTAACACATTACCCAAAGCAATGGGTAAAAAAAATTCCACCCaagatataatatatattatttatattatatatttatatataatttattatataaaataaataataaaaattacatagaTTTCTTAATTATTGTTTTTATtggtttcttaattatttatttaatattttatataatataaaataaaaattatatataaaaacaaTGGATGCAAAGCATCATGTTCCTACCAATAGCTACGATAAAAGTAGATATGAAGATAAAGGGAAAGGGGGAGACAGAGAGATGATGTGAGAAATAGAgagtttttattttaaatttaaaaatatttaaatacaaaagattaagattttaaacataatatttaataacAAGAGACGCAAGCGTAGAGTTCTTGCCAATTGTTAGTAAGGATAAGCAATGAGTGAAAAGAGACTTGTAGTAAGGGTGTAGATAGAATTAAGGAGTTTTGTGGAATTTGTTAGAGGCAGAAAGGTTTTATAATTGAAGAAAAAGATTTCAAAACTAGCAGCAATAGCATTGAAAATTGTTGACTACCCTTTAAAACACAGAAGATTATTTGACAACAGAGAACCATTTTGCAAAGATTCAAATCTAATAGGCAAACATATGTGTCAATTAACACTCAACCATTAATGTCCATGACAAAGATGAAGCACTAGATTAAATACTTATGACTTAGATATATGAGATTAGCTCAATTCCActcaaataaatcatttttaaaataaagGCTCTGAATATTCCAAAATTGTAAaaattcaataaatcattttcaaaatagcaTGTGAATATTCCAAAATTGTAAAAAATCAGTTTCACCATTTGAAAAACAATAAAACATTAATCCCATCACTCTTTTCTACCAAAAATATATAGCTCAAAATCTCCACTCAATGCCCCATGGTACAATTTTTAACCCATACTTTTTTGTACCAAATTGGAACAGTTTTCTAAATAGATTTGTCATTTGAATGTACAATGTGAAAATTTGATATCATTAATTTGATGAGTAGTTCAATTATTTTGAATATGGaaaactatttgttgaaatgattaaagttttattttgtaaatgtttatatttgATCATCACACATATATTtgactatattatattatatattatatttgatCATCCCAGCACAAACAATACGTGTACGTGTACACTCTTTAGCTTCTCCTTGAAGAAAGTAAGAAAGTACTAATGCGCTTATCATTGTGACCAAAGTATATAGTATATTAACTTTCAATAAATCAAGTTTATTTTTAATTacattctttattttttttatgcaaatatatttcaaattatttgatAATTAGTAATACTTGAAATTTTTCAAACTAAACAAATCGTTTACTATAAAAAAATACCATCCAAATGCTTCTCTATTTTCTGCTCTATGCTAACCACATTATTGGGAGGAACTTGATGCTTGAACTTGATGTTTTGTGTCTCTtgtataataaatataaatattcaaatttaaaagaatcattttattctctattttattttgttgttcacATGGACTTTCTTTCTttaatacattttctttatttttttgctttttaataatgcattgatctattagaataaaataagaagataaataaactagcatgtaatttatttaattttaaattaataaattatttcataataaatgattttttctattttttacaaAAATCTAAAATAGAGAATAATAAGATGTTAAAAGCACAATTTAATGTacctaaaatttatattaaaaaaataaattatatttcaaatattatCAATATATATTTGGAAGAAATTAAATCTatctaaaaaacaaataaaatgtcTATTAGATTTACCAAACATTTACTGAGGAGTTAACACATGTGAGTAGATTTAATGTACATACTGATATTTTATTTAATGATTtgtataaaaatttaaatttttttttttagaaaaattgaattttagatttATAGAAATCAGTAAGATCAAAGAGAAGTGACATTTCagtaaaaatagaaaataaatttagaCTATaatattttagttaattttttaactCTTTATAAtctatgattaaattaattaaagaatgaaatttaattaaaaaaactaaaaataaaaaaatgatatttaataaataatataaatatgtaatataagaaaataaaaaatatgtgtcataGTTTATgatatataaaacaaaataaaaacgaTTTCATGCATTCACAGAAAACAATAGTGGGCGGCAAAAACTACACTTGATTTCCTCCGTTTTGTTAAAATGGATGTTATCAGATGTACGAGATGCCTGTTTTATCGGTTGGATAGCCGCGCATTACTGCACTTCACGTTAGTTCTAGTCTCAGCTTTTTGTCCCTCAAACTTGTAACGGCTAAAATGAGCATTTCGCGGGTAACTTCAGATTAGTTATTATTAGCGCAGATTTAAAACCAATCACAACTTACTCGACTCCGCGGgagaaaaataattatataatcgGATTTTATCgcccatttttcatcatttcttgtgCGGGTTTGAATTCAAGGGAGAAATTATAGATTTTGAAGCTTATATAATGAAGAGAGCAGCGGAGAAGGAAAGATCAGAGATTCGGGGACCAAAACGGTAAGTTAGTTTTTATACTAAGCTGGAAATTAATTGCTTCTTTCAAGCTTGGGCAGAACATGAGATTTCTGACTATTTCTTGTCGTTTGTGCTGCGTTAATTTCAGTTGTAGGTTCGCCGAAGGTTATGAAGAGATGCCTTTGCCAACAGAGATAGACGCACAATCATATCTGATTTCAGTAAAAGAGCATTTCAAAGATGATATGGGAAAATTCGCAGAGTTTATTCAAATCCTCGATGATTTTAGGTCAAAGACGTATGTAATCCTTGCAAATCTTTACTTAGGGCTTCCGAATTTCTAATTGATAATGTATTTTACGCTCTTTGAACCGGCATTTTTGGTTAATTTGCAGATGTGATGCGATCAAGGTTATTGCCAGATTGAAACAGCTCGTTAAGAGCCATGAACTTCTTTTAGGTTTCAATAAATTTCTCCCAAAAGGCTTCGAAATCTTGCTCCCTTCCGAAGATTTTCTACGAGACGGACACAAGGATCAACATCACAAATCAAGGGCTATGTTGGGTAGCAATGCTTTGCCAGCTTCAAACAATGAGAAAATCACATACAAACCCAAATCAGAGATGGACCTTTCTCATTTGGAACAGTGTACTCCTAGATACCGTTTGATACCACAGAATGTAAGGAAAATCTCTCTTATTTTAATGGAAGAATCAATGTCTGGTGGGATTCATAAGCAAAGTTTAAACATGCATTATTACAATCCATCTGCATGAACTGCCGCTATTTTTTGCATACAATTATAAATCTTCAGTTGCAGTCTAAGCCACTATTTTGCATTCGAAATTCTTATTGTAAATACAATTCCTTTGTGCACTTCTTCTCAAGCTATCTACTGACCTCCCTAGATCTTGTTTCTTTTTTAGTTTATTTCATAATGTAGAGATGTATGATTgttttttctatttaaaatttgGCTGAAGAATCAACATTAATTTCATTATGTTGCAGTTCCTGAAACCCGTTGCCAGCTGTTCAACTGATCTTGACGCAGAGGTATTGAATGATATTTGTGTATCAGTAGCATCTGGTACAGAGGATTACCGAAGAAAAAGGCAATTTAACACTTATGAGCAGGCTATTCTCAATTGTGAGGATGACAGGTACCACATATATTGAAGTTAATCTTCTAGTTACATATAGGAGTACTTTTTAAGGATTGTCAATTTGTAATTATTCGGTGGAAAATCATGAGTTTTCTGGAGTACTAATAAACTAACCAAGCATACTACATACAGAGAGCGAGAGCTTATCATTTGGTGTTAGGTGCTCCCTATCACTGAAGATAGTATACAGGTGTATTATTTTGTATTTAACATtgtcaaattttgaatttccagaTTTGAGTTGGACATGCtcataaaaaatttagaagctGCAATTGAGCGTGTACATGAGTTACTGGAAAAGCAACATGCTCATTTCAGAATTGAAGACCACCTGACAGGTAGCTTCTTTTTAAGAGTTTCTGTAATTATAGTCACAAGTTGGATATTTAGTTTGGTTGGTTGTAAATGTGACGAGTAATTTGTCAACATTTGGCCATTGCAGCTATGAATTTAAGGTGCATTGAGCTCATTTATGGAAATTGCGGGCTTCGTATAATAGATCTGCTGCTTGAAAAGCCAGATCGCTGTTTACCAGTAATTGTAAAACGTCTTCAACAGAAGCACGACGAATGGGTCGATTGTCGGACCAGATTCAACAAAGGCTGGGCAGATGTTTATACAAAGTACTATCAGAGATCTCTTGACCACCATAGCTCCCGCTTTAACCAAAGAGATGCAAAATGTTTGAGCCACTTGGAAAATATTATGGAGGATTGTTGTATATAATATTAATTTCTGACTTGTGAAAACAAGATTGAGGTTTTACTCAATCGCTATGTGCTTCTTGTTGGAATATTTaatctctcatttggcatgagaagaaatgtaataaaatattaatttctgACTTGTGAAAATATAATTGTGTTTTTTCTCAACCTATATGCTTCTTGTTGGAATATTTAatttctctcatttggcatgagaagaATTGTATGCacagtaatattttttttttttttttattctttattttaatATGAAGCTAAAAATAAAATTagattatatatattaaatttgtcATAACCTTCTAGAATTTTAAAATCTGTTGTCCCTTAAAGTCTTCTATATTTACTGAGGTAATTTTAAAATTTGTTGTTTGTTAAAGGCCTCTATTCATTGAAGGGATTGTAATGCATTCCTCATTTCTGATAATTTGATCAATCAATCCTTGATCATATGAGCAAAAACTTCTTATAGCGTCTGATATTGAATAAAAGAATCTGTATCTCTTTATTGCTGTAGCAATTTCTGTATTTTCTGCTTTCTTCACTTCTACAGGAATAGCAGTGAAACATTGCTAGCTGATGTTAGTAAACCGTTTTGACTACTTAGTATTTGGTGTAACTAGTTGCTTGATTAGTTGGATTCAGTGGGTGAATTCTATAGTATTTTTTCTATGTGTCGTCCAATATTTTTGCATCTAATTAGTATTAGAATTgtatttataataatttaataccttcaattgatatcagagcataGAAAAAGACGAGATTATTATGTTTACAGAGTTGTTTTATAAGAGAAGAATAATAAGATCGCAATCACTCTTTTTCTTTAAAGGATCGCTGTTTTGAAGGAAGGTAATTGTATTTGTCCAGTCAAAAGAAAAGTTGTTGTTCCAAATAAAAGGAGGAAAGGAGACGGCTCTGAAGGTAAGTTTTATTGTTGTTTGTTCTTCACATTTCTATGTGAGACAGCAAGAGGAAAGATAATTTTTTCTTATGTTGTGGGCTGTAAGCTTTTTTTCAAATCAAAACATAACGGCATTAAATCtaaagataaatatttgttgatttttttttaaaaataaaaattttggtttattttttttatttttttttaaagtgtcatatatttaaACAGATGAAGATATTTTTTTGTTGATTGACAATAGCCGTTATgttgtttttttgtatttatttgagaTAACAAATATTGCATGACATCAAAACTATTGATTCCTATTTTAATGGGACACATTTTGTTTATTGGGTCGAACGAATTTTGCTTATTGCAATCCAAGAATGCAAAATTTGTTGAAATCTAAAGATTTAGGGCATATTATTAGTAATGGATATGAAGAACCTAAAAAATATTAATGCATTAACTCTAGAAAAATTCACAAAAAGACAATGAAGCTTTATTTCTAATTCAAGGTGCACTATGTCAATCAATTTTTCCTCAAATAAGTGATGTTGTACACATTCTAAAGAGGCATTGACTATTCTTGTAAATGCATATCAAAGTGTTCATATAGCTAAGTTACAAACACTGtggaaaaattttgaaaatgttcaaATGGGTCAAAATGAATCAAATAACGAATTTCCAACAAAAGTTGAAGGGATGATAAATCAGATAATCAACATGTGACACTACTACACAGAGTGAGGGTTTAAGACAAAAATTGAGTAAATTGTCTTGACTTGAGACAAATAAAtcttaaggagagatgtttgaaagcCATTCTTGCCCCCCAAAAAAGAGGTAAGATGAGGTACAAAAATAGGCTATTATATTTCGATAGGTAAGCTACTAGTGTCACGTAATGAGGAGCATCATGCTAGAAactaatgttatttaaatatatgatatattGGATGAAGAAATGATCTACAATCAATGAAAATAAAATCATACATAAGATGATAAGCATCAGAATGTCTTGATCAACATAATAGTCTCTAAAAGAATAATAGGCCTCTATGTCATGTTCCACTTTCACACAAACTTTCATATACATAAAAGAAACCTTAGGAAAGGGAAAAACATAACTCATTAGGGCCTCATTTCTATAAGTGAGGGTATTGGAATGAATAGAAGCTAAAGCCTCACAAATGGGATTGTCAGTCTTAATAACCACTAGGAAAGCCTCATAAAGGGACTTGTCAATCATCACCATTTCCTTATGAGTGTTGAGAGCTGAAGAGGATGATATAATTGAAATAAGGTCATCAAGGGTTTCATTTAACATAGCAcagtcatcactactaaatatggaattcacattgagagatggtattgtagatggttcAGTGGGTTTTGAACTATTATATCCAAGTCTGAATGAGGTTTTACGTATCTTATTTTTtaaaggaactctaatcccttgtccacttgtgccacaaccatttccattat
Encoded here:
- the LOC131869066 gene encoding paired amphipathic helix protein Sin3-like 4 → MKRAAEKERSEIRGPKRCRFAEGYEEMPLPTEIDAQSYLISVKEHFKDDMGKFAEFIQILDDFRSKTCDAIKVIARLKQLVKSHELLLGFNKFLPKGFEILLPSEDFLRDGHKDQHHKSRAMLGSNALPASNNEKITYKPKSEMDLSHLEQCTPRYRLIPQNFLKPVASCSTDLDAEVLNDICVSVASGTEDYRRKRQFNTYEQAILNCEDDRFELDMLIKNLEAAIERVHELLEKQHAHFRIEDHLTAMNLRCIELIYGNCGLRIIDLLLEKPDRCLPVIVKRLQQKHDEWVDCRTRFNKGWADVYTKYYQRSLDHHSSRFNQRDAKCLSHLENIMEDCCI